GATCAGGACTCCAAACTAGCAAAAGCCGATCAGGGCTACCTGATTCAAGTCTCAGGCAAAGAAGCCTACTATCGTTCTGAATTTTTCAAAGATATTCAAAGCCAGGGTGCATTTGTTCTAATTCCAATCCAGGATAAAACATTATTAATCAGAACTGATAGTCTTCAGTTGTATGAAGATCAGTTTAATCAGATTATTGAGAATGTTAGTACCTAGAGATGATTTCCGAAACCTTGCAAGTTTAATCAAGCAAATAAAGGACCCGATCGTTAGTAGTCAAATCTATCTTTCGGAGCTAGCCAAGACTAATCTCGACTCTAATCAATCTGAATTACTCAATAGAACTGATGACTTAATCTCCCAGCTTGACAGAACCTTTGATATCATCCTATCACTTAGTGGACTAGATCAAAATCACAAGATCATAAGTAATGCCATTCAGACTAGATTACTCCTGGATCAACTAGTATCTGACCTCAGACAAATTGGTCAAGTCGACTATAGAAGAACAAAAGCTCTACCCGGGATCTCCGGTAACTACCTCAAGCTTTATCAATCATTATTAACTATTGCCAAAAGGGCTCTAGGTAATGCTCCAAGTAATAGCATTGTGATCGATAGTTTTAAGAGATCTGATTCAATTATCATCCGTTTGATCGACTCCGGGGCAAGGTATCCAATAGCTCAAAGAAAAGTAATTGGTAATCTCAAATACTTTCGACTAGACTTTGAGCTAGCTCTAGCTTTGGAAATTATCAAATACACTGGAGGAAAAACTAGATTGACTCGAATCGATAATACAAACTATCTTAATATTCATCTACCAACCCAAACGCAAGCTAGACTAGTAGATAATGAATAAGCACCAAGTATTCTACAGTCAAGACTTAGCTACAGTTGAGGCTTTCAAAAAGAAGTTTCCTTTTCTAGTGATCTTTAACAATCCTGAGCTCTTAATCAACCACCTGGCAATTAGCCCCCCAAATCAGCTGATTTTAGATCTAGGAAAAGGACAGGATAATGCAATTGCAATCCTGACTCAACTTACAATTCTTAGGATTGAAATACCTGATAAATTGATTTTGACCAACCAACCTTTTGATGATCTTAGTCTCAGAGTCAAGCAACTACTTGATGTCCGGATAGAAAAAAAATCAACCTTCAAAGGATTGTAGTTTGTCAGATTCTCAATTAATCAAGCTGACAGGACTGGTCCTCAATAAGACTAGCTATGGTGAGGCAAACCAATTCATTGATATCTTTACGAAAGAACAGGGTAAGGTAACAGTAATCGCAAAAGGAGTTCTCAGACCAAATGCCAAATTGCGAGCTTATCTCGAGCCAAATTATCTATTATCTATAGAGCTAAGTGGCAGATCAAAAATACCTATCCTTACTGCAGTAGAGGTTATTGACACTATTCAGCTCTCTAGCCTCGAAATGATTGAAGCAATTAGTCTAATCATCCGCTTACTAAGTAATTACTCAATCCATCAACACCCCCAACCTGAACTCTGGCAAGCCTTGGTAGATATTTATCAAAATTTCAATAACACCAACTTAAACCTAATCCAAATTTACTTCAAATCAAAACTCCTAGACCAAAGTGGTAGCTTGCCTAATCTTGATATCAATAAAATACCCCAAAAGCTACTCTTTGATGTGATCAATGTTGATACTATCGCCCTATTGAAGCTTTTTGATACCAAATCGCTTAGCATGTATGATAAACGGTTTGAAGGCTGGCTAGACCAATTAATTATTCAGTTGCTCTAGTTGTAGTACCACTATTTCTTATATATCTTTCCTGTAGCTGTGCACCTTGAACAGTTAAAACGACCTTTCCCCCTTCCCCTTTTCCATCTATACAGACTACTTCTCCAATTTGATCTAAACTGTCACTCGGACCTTCATCTACCCTTCCACCGTATGGCAATTGTGCGCCAAAGTTAGCCAGCACAGCAGGATCAGTATCTTTCCTATAGTTAGGATCCCCATTATTGTATGTGGCCTCAATAGTAGTACCGTCGTCCTCACATGGCTCAACAGTACTTCCCCTACCAGTACCACTGCATCCAACTACTACAGTAGCCGCCAAAAATACGCCTGCTAGTCGAGCTGACATGCCTCTCTCTCTTTCTACTTTTCTCGTAAATATTCTCACAATTCATAACTTCCCCTTCTTTCTTAATTTACGTCATATATTATACACACATTATATAAATTTGTCAAGCATATTATCCGCTGACACCCTGCGCTATCTAGTTCCATCACACTTTATTTGCATCATAACAAAATACTTG
The genomic region above belongs to Candidatus Saccharibacteria bacterium and contains:
- a CDS encoding HAMP domain-containing histidine kinase, translating into MLVPRDDFRNLASLIKQIKDPIVSSQIYLSELAKTNLDSNQSELLNRTDDLISQLDRTFDIILSLSGLDQNHKIISNAIQTRLLLDQLVSDLRQIGQVDYRRTKALPGISGNYLKLYQSLLTIAKRALGNAPSNSIVIDSFKRSDSIIIRLIDSGARYPIAQRKVIGNLKYFRLDFELALALEIIKYTGGKTRLTRIDNTNYLNIHLPTQTQARLVDNE
- the recO gene encoding DNA repair protein RecO — encoded protein: MSDSQLIKLTGLVLNKTSYGEANQFIDIFTKEQGKVTVIAKGVLRPNAKLRAYLEPNYLLSIELSGRSKIPILTAVEVIDTIQLSSLEMIEAISLIIRLLSNYSIHQHPQPELWQALVDIYQNFNNTNLNLIQIYFKSKLLDQSGSLPNLDINKIPQKLLFDVINVDTIALLKLFDTKSLSMYDKRFEGWLDQLIIQLL